GCCTGAGATGGATGCAATTAAAGAAAAGTATAAAGAAGACAAGACTAAACAAAACACAGAGCTTATGGCTCTATATTCAAAGCATGGAATAAACCCACTAAGTCAGCTAGGTGGGTGCATGCCGCTACTAATTCAGTTCCCAGTATTTATAGCAATTTATGATATCTTGCGTCATTCAATAGACCTAAGGCACAGTCCATTTCTATGGATACAAGATCTCTCTGAGCCAGATATGCTGTTTATGATACCGGTGATCGACATACCATTTAGACTTCTTCCGATAATCATGGGAGCAGCTTGGTTCTTGTCTCAGAAGATGACCCCAATGAGCACCGCAATGGGCGGAGAGCAGATGCAGCTACAGATGAAACTTATGCAGTATATGCCAATATTTTTCGTATTCCTTTT
This Thermodesulfobacteriota bacterium DNA region includes the following protein-coding sequences:
- the yidC gene encoding membrane protein insertase YidC codes for the protein PEMDAIKEKYKEDKTKQNTELMALYSKHGINPLSQLGGCMPLLIQFPVFIAIYDILRHSIDLRHSPFLWIQDLSEPDMLFMIPVIDIPFRLLPIIMGAAWFLSQKMTPMSTAMGGEQMQLQMKLMQYMPIFFVFLFWNLPSGLVLYWTVSNILSIAQQLYVNRKVAALQGG